GGGGTGATTACCGATGTTGCATTGGACCCTTATACCACCCACGGTCAGGATGGGATTATTGATGAGCACGGTTATGTAATCAATGACCAAACTACTGAGGTGCTAGTTAAACAGGCCCTATCACATGCCGAGGCCGGCGCTGATGTGGTAGCACCTTCCGACATGATGGATGGTCGCATTGGTAAAATTCGAGAAGCCTTAGAAAATGCTGGCCATATCAATACGCAGATTATGGCGTATTCAGCGAAATATGCCTCTAACTACTATGGTCCATTTCGTGATGCTGTCGGATCTTCTGGTAACTTAAAGGGTGCAGACAAGAAAAACTATCAGATGGATCCTGCCAATAGCGATGAAGCTATTCACGAGGTTGCGCTGGATATCTCCGAAGGGGCAGATATGGTTATGGTTAAACCGGGTATGCCATATTTGGATGTAGTGCGTCGTGTTAAAACTGAACTTCAGGTGCCGACTTTCGCCTATCAAGTATCTGGGGAATATGCGATGCATAAGGCTGCGATCCAAAACGGTTGGTTAAAAGAGCGAGAAACCGTACTTGAGTCTCTGCTTTGCTTTAAGCGAGCAGGCGCAGATGGCATCTTGACCTACTTTGCAAAAGATGTAGCAAAATGGTTGTCTGAAAAGAGCTGATTCTTTCGTTGAATACTCAGTGTAATTTAGGAGCCTCATTTTATATGAGGCTTTTTTTTTGAAGTTATAAGCTAACTTTCGAATCGTAGACTATCCTTGGTCTTGGTTTGGATTATAAGGGAAATAATAAAGCTCCTTTAGCCAATAATAACCCTCAGCGTTGCGCAACAAAATGTTTTTCCACAAAATCAGAAAGGTTCAGGATCTAACTCACGATCCTTTGATCTTATTTAAGTTGTTGTTTTAAATTAATTTTATTTATTTTCTTGTTGATTTATCTACAGATTTTATGGCTGGTAAAATAAGTTGCGCACAAACTTATCCACAGAAGCCATGCGCTTAAGGATAACTTTATTCAGCTTAATCGCGGTGAATCTGGCGTCTGACGTAGATAAGCGATATTACTCATGGCATCCTATAGCTAAGCGATCTA
Above is a genomic segment from Vibrio gallicus containing:
- the hemB gene encoding porphobilinogen synthase, which gives rise to MSALIQSSFPLRRMRRMRKHDFSRRLMAENKISVDDLIYPMFVLMGKNRREVVESMPGVERMSIDLMLEEAQYLSELGIPAIALFPVVNQDVKSLCATEAYNPEGLVQRAVRLLKEHVPQMGVITDVALDPYTTHGQDGIIDEHGYVINDQTTEVLVKQALSHAEAGADVVAPSDMMDGRIGKIREALENAGHINTQIMAYSAKYASNYYGPFRDAVGSSGNLKGADKKNYQMDPANSDEAIHEVALDISEGADMVMVKPGMPYLDVVRRVKTELQVPTFAYQVSGEYAMHKAAIQNGWLKERETVLESLLCFKRAGADGILTYFAKDVAKWLSEKS